The Marivirga salinae DNA window AATGTCTATTGCCATCCTCTAGATGGTGATGGTTACTGGTCTCTTGGTGCTTAAGCTTGCTTGCCGATGAATAGAGGTGGAGTCCCATAGACTTTAAGTCTACTTTAAAATAATTCAATAATAGAAGAACCAATAAATTAGTTATTGACCAATTTATTGTTTTCCATTAACTTCGTAGCTATGACTAAAATCATATGATAATGAAATTTAATTACCTTTTTAGTTTACTTATATTTTCAGTTTTAATTTCAGCCTGTTCTAAGGAGAGAGTAATTACTCAGGATAATTATGAAGTAGTGGATTTGCCCGATGGCAGCATAGTTTTTTTAAATCATTATTCAGAATTAGAATATATTGAAGCATTTAATCAGCGCAGAGTTGCTATTTCCGGTGAGTGCTATTTTTCAGTTGAAGCTTCCGATAAATCATTCACAGTAACAGGTGAATTAGGAGAAGTTGAGGTGTTAGGTACTGAATTTAGTGTAAAATCAGATATTGAGGATATGAAAGTTGAAGTTGAATCGGGAAGTGTCCAATTTACTGTTGAAGATCATTCTGAAAAATTATCCAAAGGGGAAATGGCTTCTTATCAAAAAGGAGATAATTCCATTAAGACTGGAAAAGCTTCCAATGGTTTTAAGAAATGGATGGCTAAATTAAGAATTGAGTTCAAGCGATTGGATAAAAAATTGAATGATGAAGCAAAAGGCATAGAAGAAGAACTCAATGAAAAAGCCAAGGAAATTGAAAAAGAAGCTAATAAAATTGGAAAGGAACTGGAAGATGTGGGAGATCAAATTGGCAAGAGTATTAAGAAAATTACAGATTGAGATTAATTAATAAGCCTCTACTATAATTAAATGTCTTTAAAGAAATCGTTCAGGTTTTTTAGGTATTGTGAATTAAGTTGAGCACTTACATTTATTTTCACCTTTAGACCAAATATTTACAATTGTATTTTGGTCATGTCCCTACCTTGCAGTATTTTAGCTTTTTAATAAAGGTTGAATACTATTGACAAAAGTTAAAATTTTTCATTTAAACATAACCAAATTTGGTGTAATAGCATCTAATTTAAATCTCTTCATTTTTCACCTGAGGATCTTATGAATCTCTTTTTACTAAAAACTATGGACAAATTATTACGATTATTTAAATTACTAAGCATTGTCACAGCATTTATCTTTGGTATGAGTCTTGAGATAAGTGCACAAAATATTACCATTTCAAACTTCACTCCTAAAAGTGGAGCAGTAGGCACAACGGTAACCATATCAGGCACTAACTTTAATACCACTGCTGTTAATAACATAGTGATATTCGGAGCTACAAGAGCAACAGTCACAGCGGCCACAGCTACTGAACTTACGGTTACCGTTCCGACTGGGGCAACTTATGCACCTGTAACAGTGCTTAATACTGAGACTGATTTAATAGCTTCTACCAATAGTAACTTTACGCCCACCTTCTCGCCCAACAAAAGCAGTATTACTGCTACCGATTTTGAAACTAAAGTGGATTTTGCGACTGGAGCTGATCCTTTCTCGGTTGCAATAGGTGATTTGGATGGGGACGGCAAAGCAGACTTAGTATTAGCAAATTTTACTAGCAATACTGTCTCTGTTTTACGGAATATAGGCAGCCCTGGTGTTGTGGACTATGCTGAAAAAGTGGATTTTAATACTAATACAAATCCTATATCAGTTGCCATTGGTGATTTGGATGGAGATGGCAAGGCGGATTTAGCAGTAGCGAATTACAGTAGCACTAATGTTTCTGTTTTGCGCAATACGAGTACTATTGGTACCATAAATTTTGAACCTAAAGTGGATTTTGCTACAGGTGCAAATCCTCACTTAATAGCCATAGACGATTTCGATGGAGATGGTAAGGCAGATATAGCAGTTGCGAATCGTAACTCTACTTTTAAAGTTTCTGTTTTACGCAATACGAGCATTCCCGGTAATATAAGTTATGAGACAAAAATAGATTTTCTATCAGGTGGTGTTCCTTATTCAATTGCCACGGGCGATTTGGATGGGGATGGGAAGTCAGACCTTGCAGTAGCGAATTATAATAGCAATAGGGTTTCTGTTTTACGTAATGAGAGCAGCTCTGGAACCATAAACTTTGCGCCTAAAGATGATTTTTTTACTGGTGGAAATCCTCATTCTGTTGCCATAGGTGATTTGGATGGAGATGGGAAAGCTGACTTAGCAACAGCGAATTATGGCGATGCTACCGTTTCTGTTTTACATAATAGGAGTACCACTGGTGACATAGACTTTGCATTTAGAGAGGATTTCCCTACTGGCCCACTTCCAATTTCAGTTGCGATAGGAGACCTGAATGGGGATGGGAAAGCTGACTTAGCAACAGCGAATTATGGTAGTGGTGAGAGGACAGTTTCTGTTTTACGAAATATAGGTGCCCCAGAAGATGCCATAAATTACGCCACCAAAGTTGATTTTACGACCTATACAGGTCCTGTCTTAGTCGCGATAGGCGATCTGGATGGGGATGGAAAGGCTGACTTAGCAGTAGCGAATCGTTTTAGTGATTTTGTATCTGTTATCAGAAACAATCCTGATTTTATTCCTTTTGTAACTGCTTATTCACCTGCAGATGACGAAACAGGCCTAGTGGAGGTCAATACAGACCTAATCCTTACCTTCAACGAAGATATTCAGAAAGGAACAGGTAACATTCTGATCAAGGAAGATGGAGTAATCACGCAGACTATTCCGGTAACGGATGCTAGTGTCACGGTTTCAGGAAATACGGTGACCATTAACCCTGAAGATTTTACAATAGGTGCTACAGTCAACATAGAAATGGATGCTGGTGTATTTAAAGATCTGACTGATAATAACTATTCAGGAATCACTGGTCCTACTACTTGGAATTTTGTTGCAGGCTTGCTTAGTCAAATGATCAGTTTTGATGCATTGGGTGATCAAACTTATGGTGATGCTAATTTTGATTTAACCGCCACAGCCAGCTCAGGTCTACCTGTGAATTATACCAGTTCAGACCAAAGTGTGGCAACCATTAATGGGAGTGAGGTAACCATTACGGGAGCAGGAACTACTACAATAACGGCAAGTCAAGAAGGTAATTCGGATTATAAATCAGCTCCATCAGTAGAGCAAACATTTACTGTAAATAAATCTTCTCAAACTATTACGTTTGATGCATTGCCTACTAAAAATTATGATGTTGCAGCTTTTAATTTAACTGCAACGGCCAGCTCAGGTTTATCTGTGAATTATACCAGTTCAGACCAAAGTGTGGCAACCATTAACGGAAGTGAGGTAACAATAATCGGAACAGGAACTACTACAATAACGGCAAGTCAAGAAGGTAATTCGGATTATAAATCAGCTCCATCAGTAGAGCAAACATTTACTGTAAATAAATCTTCTCAAACTATTACGTTTGATGCATTACCTACTAAAAATTATGGTGATGCAGCTTTTAATTTAACTGCAACGGCCAGCTCAGATTTGCTTGTGGAATATACTAGCTCAAACTTAAACGTGGCAACCATTAACGGAAGTGAGGTAACAATAATCGGAACAGGAACTACCACTATAACGGCAAGCCACCCAGGTAATGCAAATTATAAGGCAGCTTCTTCAGTAGGTCAATCATTGACTGTAAACAAAGGTTCTCAAACAATTACATTTGAAAGCTTAGAAAACAGAACTTATGGAGATGAGGCTTTTGATTTAACCGCTACATCGAGTTCAGCTTTAGAACTAACTTTTAGCAGTTCAGATGAAACTGTTGCTACCATTGAGGGAAAAACGGTAACCATAATCGGAGCAGGGACTGCAACCATCACTGCAACTCAGGCAGGAAATCAAAACTATGAACAGGCTACAGCTGTAGAGCAAATTTTAACAGTAAATAAAGCGGCACAAAGTATCACATTTGAAAGCTTAGAAGCCAAAACCTATGGAGATGCGAATTTTGATTTAACAGCTACAGCTAGTTCAGGCTTAGAACTGACTTACAGCAGTTCAGATGAAACTGTAGCAACCATTGATGGCAATACGGTAAGTATTGTTGGAGGAGGAACGGCAAGCATTACTGCCAATCAATCAGGTAATTCAAACTATGAGGCAGCTTCAGCAACCGAACAAATTCTAACGGTAAATAAAGCAGCTCAAAGCATCAGTATTACGGCCATTGAAGATAAATTGGTTGATGCAGCACCCTTTGAGGTTGTAGCGATTGTGAATAGCGGTTTGGATTTAACCTACAGTTTGACAGGCCCCGCTACTATTAGCGGAAATACTATTACTCTTGATGGATCAGAGGGAACTGTTGAAGTAACGGTTAGTCAGTCAGGCAATACGAACTACAATTCTACTTCGGCTAGCATTAGTTTTGAAGTAACAGACCCTTGCATTGACTTTGGTGCAGAGGCAATAAATATCACGAATGTACTATGTAATGGAGAGGCGAATGGAAGCTTTGAAATTTTAGCCACTGGAACAGAACCCTTCCTTTATACAATGGATGGAACTGATCAAGAGAGTGAAATATTCAGTAACTTAACTGCAGGAGACTATGATGTGATCGTAACGGATGGGAATAACTGTACCCAAACAGTTACTGTTACAGTAAAAGAACCTGCAATGCTTACAATCAGCGGAGAAGTAGCGAATAGTAATAGTACAGATGGTAATGGTAGTATTTCATTAACTGCCAATGGAGGAACAGGAAATCTAAGTTATGAGTGGAGCAATGGTGCTACTTCAGCTAATATTAGTGAATTAACTATTGGAGAATATACTGTAACAGTGACCGATGAGAATGGTTGCAGCTTAACAGAAAAATTTACAATAAGTGGGGTTACTGCCAATGGAGAAAAGCTGAATAGTCAAGTTAGCATATATCCAAATCCGACTAGTCAATCTATAAAAATACTGCATGCAGAGGCAGTAGAGATTATAACATTGTATAATGCACAAGGTAAATTGATCCTAACACAGAAAGCAAAAGGCACCGAAAGTAATCTGCAATTGACACAATTACCAATAGGACTTTACTTTATTCAATTGGACAATAGTGCAGAAATGCATAGAATAGTTAAAAAGTAGATAGTATTGAGTAGTGAGATAATTTATCTTCTCACTACTCAATTTTATGTTTTTATATGGGATGAGGAAATTTCCATATTTTTGTTGTTTTCCTCACAATAAACCTCAAAAATAATAATGAAATGTTCAATTTCGATTATTGTATACTTGATAACATCATTTCTAGCGTTTTCCCAAAAGCATCATACCATAAAAGGCCAGTTACTTCAGCATAGTGATTCATCACCAGTATTTAATGCGCATATTTATTTTGATAAAACAGCTATTGGTACCACCACCAATGAAGATGGATTATTTGCATTTCACTTTCTGGAAAATGAAAAACAGTCTAACATTCATATTTCTTGTATCGGATATAAAATTGATAGTATACCCATAAGCGAATTCCAGAATAAGCCTTTAACAATATTTATTGAGGAGGATAAATTATTCTTATCAGAAGTAGTGGTTAGCCCTAGTGACCCAAATGATATCCTAGAAAAAGCGATTGAAAACTTAGGACAAAATTATCCTAAGGAAAAAATCAGTAAAACGATATATTACAAAGAATCAGTTAAGCAAAATGGGAAACCCATTAGGTTGCTGGAAGTAGTGGCAACCATTGTTTCAGATGGCTTCAGTGATTCTCGTCAAAACCCTAAGAAGTATGAACTTTTTATTGATCAAAAACGACCAGATTTTAATTACGATTCAACTTTTGAGGGAGGAAATGGAATAGGAGTTTTGCATGGGCTTCTCTGGACAGAAGCATACTTGAATAAAAGAAAACTTAGAAAATACAATGTTTCATTTGATGGTAAATCCTTTTTTAGAAATCATGAAGTATATAAAATCAGCATTAGCAAACCTAATAGTCTGGGGACTACCTCAATGTACATTACGGTGGATGAATTTGCTATTGTTGCAATAAGTCAATCCTTTGTAAATCCTAGCAGGAAAAAACCGGATTCGAAACAGCAATTTCAGTTTTTAGCCTTTGATTTATACGTGGATTTTATACAAATGAAGGATGGATATTGGTATATTCATACTATTGATGACATCAGGGAAAGCATTTCTCAAGATGGCGCTATCACCAAAATCATAAGGTCCATTCGTACCACTTCTGTAGGTGAAATTCAGGATTTAAATAAAAAGAACAGGATTAAGATGAATACTGATTTATATAAATATCCGACCGAATACGACCCTGAGTTTTGGAATCATTACAATGCACCACTTGAAACACAAGAGGAGTTAAAAGCAAAGCAAGAATTTTCTGAATAGGAAATCAATTTCTTTCCCATTTCGATCAGTATTTCAAAATATAAAGAATAGAACATTTTAAGCCCTCTACTATGTCCAAATTCGTTCATTTTTGTTCAAAAATGAACAGCATTTGTACAATAAAAGTACCTCTATTGCCTTTTAATGAAGATGTTTTGAATGGTTTAATTATTGAACAAAAATAAAAAGTAATATTTGCAACTTTTTAAAGATAGTAGACATCTTTAAATAAATCTACTTTCTCAAAGTAAATAGAAATAGCACTCTGATACTTCTTTTTATGCTGTAAAATGTAGAAATGCAATAGTTAATTATTGTCTGTAAAATTGATATTAAATATTCACCATGCTGAAGTGTTATCTAGTCACATTATTTCTGTTTTTGAGTTTTAGTAGTTTTGCACTAGAAACAGATAGTATTTCTCGAAAAAGCATAGAAATTCCTAGAATCTCAGAAGCCCCTAAAATTGATGGTGTTCTTGACGATATTGCCTGGCAAAATGCCCCCATCGCAACAGATTTTGTCGAAAGAAATCCTAATAATGGAAGACCTATTCCAGATAGTCTATCCACTGAAGTGAAAGTAATTTATGATGATTTGGGGGTTTATTTTGGAGCCAAAATGAAAGATCCTGAACCAGATAAAATTTCAAAAGAGCTAACGGAAAGAGATAATATAGCAGCGGATGATTTCTTTTTCATTTTATTAAACGGATATAACGATCGCCAACAAAGTATGCAATTTATTGTAACTGCAGCTGGAGTTCAATATGATGCTAAAATGACCAATGGAAGGGAGGATAATTCCTGGGATGCAGTTTGGTATAGTGAGGTAAAAATCAATGATGATGGATGGGTGGCAGAAATTTTTATTCCTTATTTTATTTTAAGATTTCCGAAGAAGCAAGTGCAAGAATGGGGGCTCAATATGGAAAGAGAAGTTTTTAGGACACGAACTCGCTATAGTTGGAATCATGTAGATAATCAAAAAGGAGCTTATTCTTTATATGACGGAGAGATTCATGGAATCGAAAATATAAAAACTCCAACTAGATTATCTTTTCAACCTTATATTTCAGCTTACGCCAATAATTATGATGGCAATACTAATTTTAATTTTAATGGTGGATTGGATTTAAAATATGGTATATCAGATGCTTTTACGCTTGATATGGTACTGATTCCTGATTTTGGCCAAGCGCGATTTGATAATAATGTTCTTAATTTGTCAGCATTTGAAGTCCAATTTGCAGAACAGCGTGCCTTTTTTAATGAAGGAACAGAATTATTTTCCAAAGGTGATATGTTTTATTCCAGAAGAATAGGAGGCAGACCTTCTTCGAGTCCTACCATAAATGAAGGGGAAGAAATAGCTTTTCAACCCAATGCAGTAGAATTAATAAATGCAACTAAGGTGTCAGGCAGAACAGAGAGTGGATTAGGGATTGGGTTTTTCAATGCCGTTACCAATGAAGCCTTTGCTCAAATAAGAAATGTAGAGACTGGGGAGATTAGAACTGAAATGGTAGAACCTTATACCAATTACAATGTAACGGTGTTAGATCAGAGGTTTGGAGATAATAGCTCTTTTTCCTTTGTTAATACCAATGTAAGCAGACTGGGGAATTATAGAGATGCCAATGCAACCGGATTGTATGTTAGCCATACCAATAAAGCCAATACATGGAATTACAGTGCTAGTACTGAAGGGAGTTGGAGATTTTTGAAAGAGGAGACGATTTTTGGAACTGAAGTTCAAGCAGGTATATCCAAAATAAGTGGCGAACATAGGTTGGAAGGAAGATTGGATTTAAGAACGCTGGATTATAATATTAATGACTTAGGGTTCTCTACTAACACCAATTATGTTAGATATATGGGGTATTATGGGTATCGATATTTACAACCCAAAGGAAACTTGAACAATATGTTTCTTAATTTTAATCTCAATCATTTTAGAAGATTAGATCCTGATTTATTTAGCAATTTCACATTTAATTTTAACTCCAGCTTTACCACCAAAGACTTTTTTAGTTATGGGGGTGGTGTGGAAGTGACTCCTTTTGGGACCAACGATATTTATGAGCCAAGAGTGAATGGAAGACATGTGCAATTCCCTGGCTATCATGATCAGTGGATTTGGATGAATACTGATTTCAGAAAGAAATTGGCTTTCGAAGGCTTCATCGATTGGTATAAATTCTTTGAAGAGGGCAGGAGTAATATATTCCTGAGTTTGAATCCACGCTATAGGTTTTCCAATAAATTTAATTTAAGATATGGTCTGCTTTATAACCCTTCCTATAAGGAACAAGGCTTTGTGGATACAGATGGGGATGATATCATTTTTGGTCAGCGAGATAGATTAACAATTGAAAACTCTATTGGAGGGGATTATATTTTCAATAATAAAATATCACTAAACCTTACTTTCAGGCATTATTATTCAGGAGCTATGTATTCAAAACTTTACAGTCTAGAACAAAATGGTGAATTAACAGAAGAACCAGAAAGGGAAAATATTTATGATGTTACTTTTAATACCTGGAACCTAGATTTGAAATTTGCATGGTGGTTTGCACCAGGTAGCCAGATTACTATTTTATATAGAAATGCTTTAGATAGCTACCTGCAGCAAGGTGGTCAGGCTTTTGATGAGAATTTCGATTACTTATTTAATCAGCCGCAGCTAAATAGTTTTTCTGTTAGGTTGAGCTATTTCTTGGATTACAATCGAATCCGAAATGCATTCTCCAATAGAAACATGAATAGGGCTAAGCCTGGTAAAATGACTGCTGGTTTGTAAACCATATATCCTAAAATCACAAAAAAAAAGTAAGCAAGAATCATTCTTGCTTACTTTTTGATACAGTTTATTGATCACTCCTATAAAATATTGTCCTCCCTCATTTATTCTATCTTCAAAGATTCCGTAGGGTTTATTTTTGCGGTTTTATAAAGATTGAAAACCACCGTTAAGAAAGAAATGACAATTAATATTAGTGTTGGTATTATAAATAAATCAACGCTTAAGTTCATTTTGAAAGCAAAATTGGTAAGCCATTCTCTAGAAATATAAAAAACAATGGGTACAGAAATTAAACTTGCCATTAGCAACAGTGTTAAGTACTCTTTTGAAAGGATTAGAATCAATGTGCTTACCCTTGCACCAAGGATTTTTCTTATGCCCATTTCTTTGGTTCTTTGAACAGTGGAGAATGATACAAAGGCGAATAAACCCATACATGCTATAAATATGGCGATCAATGAGAAAATCATAAAGATTTTACCGAATTGCAATTCAGCTCGATATTGGTAATTGAATTCATCATCTAAGAAAAAATATTCAAACGGATTTCCTGCGAATTTTTCGTTATAAGCAGAGCGAATCTGTGATAATGATTCTTCTATATTAGAAGTGTTTATCTTGAAAGAAAAATATCTTCTTACTCCATCAGATGCTACAAAAAGGATAGGCATATGGTCTTCTTTTAAAGATTGCCAATGAAAATCCTTAAGTACGCCTGCAACTAATACAGTATCATCACCCACAACTATTTGTTCATTGAGGGCTTCTTCAGGAGACCCCAATTCATAAGTCTGCAATGCTTGCTGATTTAAGATTACATAGGTATAATCAGAGACAGTTTTGCGATCAAAAGGTTCACCCGCAAGGAATTCAAGCTCATAAGTATCAAAAAATTTATAATCTACAAAAGAAATTCCTCCAGGTTCATTTTGACTTGGATCTTTGCCTAATTTCCTCATTCCTACTACAGCACTATGCCCTTTTCCAGGTATGTTTCCAGAACTTGTAACCGACTGTATGCTTGAATATTTTGAAGTTTCTGTTTTAAATGTAGATAAATTGGATGCAATCGTTTCCCTATTTTCAATCAATTCCGGTCCTCTAACAACCAGTATTTGCTCCATATCAACACCCAAATCTTGAGATTTCATAAAGGTGATTTGGTTATAAATAATGAAAGTCCCAGACAGTAAAATGGAAGAGATCAGAAATTGGAAGATTACTAAGCCTTTACGCAAGTTAAATCTGAAACCTGATATTTTGAATTCTGATTTCTGAATGTTTATTGCTTGAAAAGAAGACATTACAAAGGCAGGATAAAATCCAGATATTAAAGCGCTAATAATTGTAAAAAGTACCAATCCAATCCAAAATTCATAATGACTGAAAAGTAAAAAAGTAAATTCACTATCCAGTATATTATTTAATTCAGAGAGTATGAGGTCAGCAATGAATATAGCGAGTATCACTGCGATAAAATTTATTATTAGGGCCTCCATTATAAATTGATTGCGTAATTGTGTTTTTAATGCACCTAATGCTTTTCTTATTCCAACCTCTTTCGTTCTTTTTATAGAATTTGCTATAGATAAGTTAATGAAATTTAGCCATGCAATGATCAGGATGAAGATTGCAATGATGCCTAATGCTTTTAAATTTCGGATACTTCCATTGTTTGAAATATCATATTCAAGATGGCTAGAGTATAAGTGAATGTCAGTAAGTTGCTGAAGGTTTAATTCCCATTTCACATTGTAGTGATCAAGTGATTTTCCAAAATTATCGTAAACAAGCTGGTCAAGCTTATTTTCGATATTCCCAATTTTGCTATTTTCACCAATCTTGAAATAGGTGTAAAAATTACATCTTCCCCAAGCCCCGCTTTTATATTCTCCGCTTTCCAAAAGCGAGCGCATGGGTAATAGAAAATCAAATTTAAGATGACTGTTACCTTTTGAAGTATTTAATACGCCAGTTACTACATAATCTTCTTTAGTCCATCCTTCAACCTTAAGAATTTTACCAATTGGATCAATTTCTTTTCCGAAATATTTAGCCGCCATTTCATCAGAAATGACAATATTATGTTTATCATTCAATACATTTGAAGGGTCTCCATGTTTTAAAGGGAAATTAAAAACATCAAAGAAAGTGCTATCTACATAAAGCATGTCTTGCTCTTCCTCTAAAAAAGGAACGTTTTTATCAGGATTAGTCACCACTGCACCAAAATATTGAGGATGTATCCTGCAGTATTTTTCAATCTCAGGAATAACTTCTTCAGCTTTGACACCCATTGCATAAGAGGTTTTTGCTTGCCTGCTTTTTATCACATCATTTTCAGATATATCCAAAGTCAAACGATAGAGGTTTTCCGAATCTTTATGAAATTTGTCATAACTTAATTCATAGTGGATATACTGTAAAATTGCAAGACATACTCCAATGCCAATAGCTAATCCTGCAATATTGATTATTGAGGATGATTTGTATTTTTTAAGGTTTCGAAGTGCTATCGTAAGATTAAATTTTAGCATTGGTTATAGGTTTAAGGTTATGAATAATTTATTTTTCGTTTAATAAAATTGGCTTCTAATAAAATTAAGATACTTTTTTGTAAAAATTTATTCCTCTCAAGTCCTCACAGCCTTTGGCAGTATCTTTTGTTTTCTTCCATTTTTATTCCCGTAAATGCGGGACAGGTTGTGGTTAAGTTTCCAGCTTTAGCTGGTTTTTCTCAACTTGAGAACATAGTTTCTTGTCTTAAATTAATTTTTGATATTCTAATCACTTTATCCCTCTCAAACCTTCGGAAACTGCAAAGTGAAAGTCGTATTCACCCCAGGAGTTGAACTTACGCTTAACTTCCCTTTATGCAGCTGCATAATTTGCCTTGAAAGCGCCAATCCAATTCCTGAACCCTGTTTTTTGGTCGTAAAAAATGGAATGAAAATGCGGTCTAAAGCCTCAGGCACTATGCCTTCTCCATTATCTTCAATATTGATATAATAAAAGTTTTGTGTGGTGATTATGGTGATGGTAATAAGAGGGTTTTCCGTCTCTAACAGTGCTTCTTTTGCATTTTTCAAGAGATTTATAAATATTAATTGCAATTGTTCTTCATCCGCCCATAAGCTAATATCATTTTCAGGAAGGTTTAATTTCAACTCAATTTTATGATTGTTTAATTCTTCTTGAAGCAATTTTTGAACATATAAAATCAGCTGTTTGGCAGAAATATTATCAAATTTGGGAGCAGGGATATTCGTATAATCTCTATAAGCATTGATAAAATTAATCAAACCTCGACTTCTACTTTCAATGGTTTTCAAGCCGAGTTGTAAATCATCATGAGCTTCCAAAGGCATGGTAAATGAATCTGAATGCTTGATTAAGTCTTCCTCCATTATATCATTCATAGAATTTACCAAAGAGGCTATAGGCGTAATGGAATTCATGATTTCATGGCGAAGTACTTTGGTAAGATTTTGCCAGGCATACAACTCATTTTGTTGTAATTCAGAATAAATATTGTGCATAGAAACAATTTTCCAATTTTTTGTGCCCAGACGAAGAATAGTACTGTTGAGGGCAAGCTTAATGTCATTGTTGACTATGATCAGGTCACTTTTACCGGGCTTAAGCTTAATGAGTTTCTCGTAAATGGCAGGCTGACTTCTTTTTATATCCGATAAATTCCTGATTTGGGGAGTAAGCAACAGCTTTTTAGACATACTATTGAGAATACCTATTTCACCGGATGCATCAAAACTTATAATGCCCGTCTGAATGTTTTGTAAAATAGTGGAAAGCATGATGAGATTCTGCTCTTTTTCCGCCCGGGTCTTGCGGAAGACTTCTAAGACT harbors:
- a CDS encoding ABC transporter permease — translated: MLKFNLTIALRNLKKYKSSSIINIAGLAIGIGVCLAILQYIHYELSYDKFHKDSENLYRLTLDISENDVIKSRQAKTSYAMGVKAEEVIPEIEKYCRIHPQYFGAVVTNPDKNVPFLEEEQDMLYVDSTFFDVFNFPLKHGDPSNVLNDKHNIVISDEMAAKYFGKEIDPIGKILKVEGWTKEDYVVTGVLNTSKGNSHLKFDFLLPMRSLLESGEYKSGAWGRCNFYTYFKIGENSKIGNIENKLDQLVYDNFGKSLDHYNVKWELNLQQLTDIHLYSSHLEYDISNNGSIRNLKALGIIAIFILIIAWLNFINLSIANSIKRTKEVGIRKALGALKTQLRNQFIMEALIINFIAVILAIFIADLILSELNNILDSEFTFLLFSHYEFWIGLVLFTIISALISGFYPAFVMSSFQAINIQKSEFKISGFRFNLRKGLVIFQFLISSILLSGTFIIYNQITFMKSQDLGVDMEQILVVRGPELIENRETIASNLSTFKTETSKYSSIQSVTSSGNIPGKGHSAVVGMRKLGKDPSQNEPGGISFVDYKFFDTYELEFLAGEPFDRKTVSDYTYVILNQQALQTYELGSPEEALNEQIVVGDDTVLVAGVLKDFHWQSLKEDHMPILFVASDGVRRYFSFKINTSNIEESLSQIRSAYNEKFAGNPFEYFFLDDEFNYQYRAELQFGKIFMIFSLIAIFIACMGLFAFVSFSTVQRTKEMGIRKILGARVSTLILILSKEYLTLLLMASLISVPIVFYISREWLTNFAFKMNLSVDLFIIPTLILIVISFLTVVFNLYKTAKINPTESLKIE
- a CDS encoding sensor histidine kinase, whose amino-acid sequence is MIFKKFSFGVIIRLLLVFVVLAFIAYLIQASANYLGSIVLGIVLIIQFIELYHYVVSINKKVIRFLESVKYSDFSSGFSTDNKMGDSFKELNHAFNEVLEVFRKTRAEKEQNLIMLSTILQNIQTGIISFDASGEIGILNSMSKKLLLTPQIRNLSDIKRSQPAIYEKLIKLKPGKSDLIIVNNDIKLALNSTILRLGTKNWKIVSMHNIYSELQQNELYAWQNLTKVLRHEIMNSITPIASLVNSMNDIMEEDLIKHSDSFTMPLEAHDDLQLGLKTIESRSRGLINFINAYRDYTNIPAPKFDNISAKQLILYVQKLLQEELNNHKIELKLNLPENDISLWADEEQLQLIFINLLKNAKEALLETENPLITITIITTQNFYYINIEDNGEGIVPEALDRIFIPFFTTKKQGSGIGLALSRQIMQLHKGKLSVSSTPGVNTTFTLQFPKV